TCAATTGAATACCCCATGGGTCTCATAAAGGGTCATCAATTTGAAACTCAGGAATTTTATAATTGGCTTCAAGGAGAAGAAGCTGAAGACATTTTTAAGCAGTATGGCTTTGTAACTGATAACTAGGATGGTAGAAAATGAACCAGTATGATTTTTGGTCCCCGATTATTGTGTCTCTACAAGTTACATTGGTGGCAAGTATAGTAGCTTTTATTTTAGCGTTATTTGCTTCTTGGATGATGAGGATTTATAGATTTCGAAGTAAGTCTATTGTAGAAACCATCATATTATTACCACTAGTTTTGCCTCCATCCGTTGTTGGGTTTGGGTTACTCGTATTATTCGGCCGGAACAGTTGGGTTGGAAGGGGATTTGAATGGTTATTTCATCAACCCATTATATTTACAAAGGGGGCTGCTGTACTCGCTGCGGTTGTGGTTGCATTTCCACTAATTTATATGTCAATTAAAACAGGGTTTGATTCGATTGATTCAGAATATGAAGATGCCGCACGCTCAATGGGTGCTAATGAATGGAGTGTATTTAAATTTGTTTCTATCCCCTTAGCTTGGAGATCACTCCTAACTGGATATATTCTGGGATTTGCTCGAGGAATAGGTGAATTTGGTGCGACTCTAATGTTTGCTGGAAATATACCTGGAAAAACACAAACCATCCCAACTGCGATATATGTAGCGGTCGAATCAGGGAATATGACGCATGCCTATTATTGGGTCCTAACCATTGTTTTATTTTCGTTTTTATTACTATTCTGCAGCTTTAGAATGAAATAAAGTGATATGGACTATACTGGTGACAGCTGATACACCATCGTCAAAGGAATGAGAAACATGCTAACAGGTATCATCCTTGCTGGGGGTCAAAACCGGAGAATGGAAGGCAAGTTAAAAGCCTTACTGGAATTCAATAGTGAAAGTATTTTGGAGAGGCAATTGAGGGAAATGTATCGGGTTTGTGACGAAATTATCATTGTTTCAAATCAGCCAGACAGGATTCCGAAAGATGAGAGAATTCACCAAATTGTATCGGATAGAATCCCAGGTAAGGGACCTTTGAGTGGAATGCATGCTGGATTTGAAGCAGCTTCCAACTCCTACATTTGGGTAGTTGCCTGCGATATGCCGCTTATCTCAAACCAGGCAAGTATACTACTGCTTGATGAAATGAAAAAAGAAAATGCTGATGCGGCTATTCCATATATTGAAGATGGACTCCATCCTTTACATGGCGTATATCGAAGAGCTGTTGCTGCTAAAATAGAGTCGTCTCTAAAAAAGTCTGAGTATAAAGTTCAGGCCTTTTTACAGAAAATTCAATGCCAAATCATACCCGAAGAAGTTTTTATCGGAAATAGAATGGAAACCTCATTTGTGACGAATGTAAATACCCCTAGAGAATATAAGAATCTGCTGCAGAAGATGGAGGAATACGGATGAATCATCCATTTGTTTTACAAATCGTAGGATATAAAAATAGGGGGAAAACTACTTTAGTTTGTAAGCTTTTAGAACAGTTAAAAACTCAAGGATATCGTGTGGGTTCAATTAAACACGATGCCCATCAATTTGAAATGGACAAGCCCGGGAAAGATACATGGAAACATAGAGAAGCTGGAGCAGAAACTGTTGCTATTACATCATCCACTCAAACTGCGATCATTATAGAGCGACCATCTTCTGTTCAGGAATTGTTAGAAAAAATGGGACACCTTGACTTTGTATTAGTGGAAGGGTTTAAAAATGGACCATATCCTAAGATTACTATTCTAAAAGAAAAAGCAGATAAGGAGATGCTTCAAGAATTAACGAACGTGATTGGAGTGGCTAGTTGGATTCCGATTGACATAGAGGCAGAGGAGCCAAAGGTATTTCCGATTGATGATATTGAGGGAATATTAAACGTTATCCAAAATGAAGTGAAGGCAGTAAAGAATTTTAAAGGGTAAATGTAGATGAGTGGGTACTGTACATTGTGTATGGTGCCCTTTTTTGTTTTTATCAGGGAAACAACATTTTAATAAATAGGGATTTTCCCACATCAAAATGGGGAAGTTCCCCGATAAAAAAATCACTTTCTTTTTCCTACAATGGATAAAGAAAGTTTTTTATTGAAATCAGTATTTCCTTTAGATCACGAGGAGGATGTTAAGATGCAGCAGGTTATCGAGGAAAATAAAACTAAGAAGTTAGGTAGCTTTGAACGAGCATTCGCATCGAAGTTTGCGAAATCCATGTTTTTATCTTTATTTGGACTTTTTATTCTTTCGCTAATCGGAACGAGAATGTTTACACATATCGATTTAAACTTATACGGATATATGGTCGGAACGTTAGTGTTTTTAGGTGGATTCTTTTATCGCTTTATTTCTTGGGGTGAACGACCACCAACAAAAATCATATTAAAAAAGGGAATAAAGCTTCTCTTTAGAAAGTCAACTCCAAAGACATCGGTAGAGCATTTAGGAACTTATCGTTTTATTTGGAATCGGGGTTTTTACCGTTGGGCACAGCATATGTTCATTGGCTGGGGTTGTATTCTTGCCATTTTAGTTACATTCCCACTTGTATTTGGATGGATGTATTTCACGATGGATGAGAATGGGATGTACACAGTCGTTGCCATGGGGATGGATTTAATTCAGATTAAGGCAGATGGAATCATTGCTTGGTTTTCTTATAATGCTTTAAATATTTCAGCCGTAATGGTTATCACAGGGGTTTGTATGGCTTTATATCGTCGTTTGAAAAATATGCAGGCACGTGCGGAACAAACATTCATTTATGATTTTTTACCACTTTACTTATTACTTCTAGTTAGTATCACAGGTTTATTACTCACTGTTCAAAACGTCTTTTTACATGGATTTGGACAGCCAACGATGTCGTTAATTCATCAGTTTTCTGTGATTGTTACCCTAATCTACTTACCATTTGGAAAACTGGCTCATATTCCATTCCGACCAATGAGTGTTTTTGCGAAAAACTATAGAGAACATTACGGGGAACAGGGAATGAAGGAATGTAAAGTTTGCGGAACTCACTTCGTATCAATCGAACAATCAGATGATGTTAGAGATGTCCTAGGTCAAAATGCAATGAATTTTGATATGAATGATGGTTTTAACTTAGCTGAATTATGCTTACCTTGCCGAAGAAAATATCGAATTTCTAGATTTTCAGGAGTCCCAACACACGAATTCAAAGTAAAAGAGGCGAACCAGAATGCAAAGGGATAAATTTTTTAGAGAAATAGAAAATGTAAGACATCCAAATGAAAAACTCATTAAAACTCATTGTAGCTACTGTGGGATGCAGTGTGGAATGAATTTACGAGTAGACACCACAACAAACAAAATCATTGGTGTAGAACCTCGATATGATTGGCCTGTAACGGTCGGGAAAATGTGTCCGAAAGGCGTCACAGCTTATCAACAAACGAATCATAAAGACCGAATTCTAAAGCCACTTATTCGCGATGATGCGTCTAAAAAGGGAACAAAAGAAGGTTTCCGTGAGGCTTCATGGGAAGCGGCCTACGATTTAATTGCCAAAAACTTTAACAAGCTCCAACAAGAATATGGGAAGGATTCACTCTCTGTTTTCAGTGGTGTATCTATGACGAATGAGAAGTGTTATTTAACAGGGAAGTTTGCAAGAGTTGCACTTCAAACACGATACATCGATTACAATGGTCGTTTTTGTATGTCAAGTGCCGCTGGTGGATTCCTTCGCTCTTTTGGAGTAGACCGAGGCTCCACTTTACCTTGGACCGATATTCACGAAACGGACTGCTTATTTATAGCTGGAAGTAATACGGCAGAGTGCCATCCAACTTCCATGTTCCGTATTTGGGAAGTTCAAAGTAGAGGTGGCTACCTGATCGTCGTCGATCCTAGAGAAACGCCGATAGCCAGAAGAGCAGATCTCCACTTAGATTTAAAACCGGGTACTGACTTAGCGTTAGCAAACGGTATTGTTCATCAACTGATTGAAATGGGCTATATCGACGAAGAGTTCATTAACAAGCATACAAATGGATTTGAAGAAACGAAGGAACTAGTTAAAGATTTTACACCAGAAAATACAAGCGAAATTACGGGAGTTGGCGTAGAAAAAATCATTCGTGCAGCAGAAATCTATGGGAAAGCTCCAAATGCAGTGGTTATGTTCGCTAGAGGGATTGAACAACAGCACAAGGGCGTTGATAACGTTTCTGGATATGTAAACATGGCTCTTGTTACAGGGAAAATTGGTCGTCCTAAATCAGGCGTTGCAACGTTTACAGGACAAGGAAATGGGCAAGGTGGTCGAGAGCACGGACAAAAATCAGATCTACTACCTGGATACAGAAAAATTACAAATCCCGAGCATGTAAAAGAAGTATGTAATGTTTGGGGGATTAGTCCGGAGGAAATGCCTCAAGCGGGTGTTTCAGCCTATGAAATGTTTGAGCTAATGCAGCAAAAGACGATTCGCGGTTTATATCTCTTATGCTCTAATCCAGCTGTATCTGCACCAAATCTAAACTTTGTTCGCTCCGCTTTGAAAGACCTAGATTTCATGGTTTGTTCAGACTTTTATTTATCAGAGTCTGCTGAATTTGCAGATGTCATTCTACCATCTGTTACTTGGTCTGAGGACGAAGGTACTGTAACAAATATTGAAGGACGAATTATAAAGATTAACAAAGCACAGGAACCGTTGGGTGAGTCTAAACCAGACTGGCAGATTCAAGTAGAACTTGCTGAAAAATTAGGAAGAGGCGACTATTTCCGCCACTTAAAAACAGCTAGAGATGTAGCTGATGAATTCCGACTTGCATCCAAAGGTGGGTATGCAGATTACTACGGTGCTACTTGGGAGAAAATCGACAAACAAGATGGAGTGTTCTGGCCATGCCGGGATGATGAAGATCCAGGAACACCTCATATGTTCTTAGATAAGAAGTTCTATCATCCAGATGGAAAAGCGAAAATTTGTGCACTACCTTACCGTCCACCAGCTGAAGAGCCATGTGAGGATTACCCTATTAGATTAACAACAGGACGTGTGGTGTATCACTATTTGTCTGGTAACCAAACTCGTAGAATTCCATTTTTAAAGGATATGTGCCCAGAGCCTTATGTTGAGGTACATCCAGAACTGGCAGAAAAATATGGTATTACTCATGAAGAAAGAGTTCAATTGTTTACACGTAGAGGTAAAGCTGTCTATAAAGTCAAAATTACGGAAGCAATTCGGAAGGATACAGTCTTTGTTCCTTACCATTTTGGACACGATGAATCTATCAACCTTTTAACAATTGCAGCACTAGACCCGATTTCTCGTATGCCTGAATTCAAGGCATGTGCAGCTCAAATTAAAAAACTAGAAACACAACAAGAAGTGAAGGAGGCGCACTAATGGGTAGAAAACTTTATCTCGAATTAGAAAATTGTATTGGATGTCGTTCCTGTCTTGCCGCATGTACGCAATGTGGTGGTCACGACCAAAGAAACCGAAATTATGTACTGGATGTAAATCCGCTCGTCAATAGACAGACAATGCCGTTGATGTGCCTTCACTGTGAAAACCCGGCTTGCGCTAGAAGTTGTCCAGCTCAGGCCATTCAAATTCATGAAACAGGAGCGGTTCTTTCAGCTCTTGTAGAAAAATGTATTGGATGCCAAAACTGTACGATTGCGTGTCCATACGGAATACCAAAGTTTGATGAAGAACAAAACCTCATGTATAAATGTGACCTTTGTATAGATCGTACAAAAGACGATATTCCACCGATGTGTGCGAGTGTTTGTCCTTCCAATACATTGCAATGGTTAACAGAAGAAGAAATAGAAGCAAAGCAAAAACGCCATGATTTAGACAATAACAAATGGGTTACGAGTATGCCTTACCTGGAAGGAAACACAAATGTGAAAGTGAATCTACCAGGTATTCTTCAAGGAACTGAAAAACTATTTTAATGTTTTTCTATCATGATGTAACAAAGGAGTGAGTCAGATGGGGAAAAACGATCAAGTCCCATTTTATGAAGATAACTATACACATAATATAAATCGAAATAATGAGAGAAGCCTAGACCGAAGAGGATTTATGAAGACAATGGTAGGTGCAGCAGGTCTGTTCGCTATTTCAACACTACCATGGGGTGCAGTAGCTGCAAAAGAGCTACTCTCTCTAGGAGATAAAGAGTATCCAAGTAAAGCAATTGTTAAGGTTAGCCATTTACCTGTAGGGGAATCCGTTCAATTTAAATATCCGGGTGATCATGACGATGCGATTTTAATCCGACTTGCAGAAAATGAATATAGAGCTTATCAGAATGCATGTACTCACCTTAGATGCCCTGTGTTCTGGGACAAAAATGAAGGGGATATGATTTGTCCATGTCACCACGGGAAATTTGACGTGAAAACCGGTGCAGCTATTGCTGGACCACCGAGAAGGCCGCTTCCAGAGATAAAAGTAAAAGTAGAAGGTGACACAGTATACGCAACAAGGGTGAAACGTTATGAAGCGTAGTTACCGTGGAGTTTTATTATTACTAATTGTACTAATGCTTAACATCATTATTACTCAAAAGGCAGTTTTCCATTTCTACTATGAAAATTATAGCACTACCATTTTCTTGGCCACTTTGAACGTCATTCTTTTTCCACTAGCTTTATGGATTTATAAAAAAGAAAAGAATCCAGATAAGGGGGTCATAAAAAAATGAAAAGTGAAGTATTTATCGATTTTTGCTTTATTCGCAAGCCGGAAGGGAATTTTAAACAAGTCATTTTGGACTCATTTGCCCAGCTATTTGAAAAATCTCTACACTGGTATGCCAGTGAAAAAATGACTGAAGAAATGGAACTTGTATTAGCAGAGGTTAAGGGAATGGGGAAGTTTCAGTCTGAAGAAGAAGTGATGGATTACTTGGAAGCACATGCGCCAATGGAATTTTGGGGATGGCTACAAGGTTATCAAATAAATGTATATCCGAACACAAAGGGGTGCAAAAGCTGTGGTACCTAGTTCTTTTGAAAAATTAAAAAAATATGTTGAAACCCCTATAGAAGTTTCGATTGAGGGGTTAGATGGGGAGGAAAAGGGTCCTTCTGTACAAAAAAAGCTATCAAAGGTAGCGATGTGTCCTGATGAGACCCATGTACGGATTTATTTCGATCCATTTTATTTTATTGCAATTCCTGTATCAAGTAATGTCCATTGGTCAGGAAACGAATTCAGGGCATTCGATAGTGAACGTGGTTTATTTTATTGCATCAAGAGAGGAGCATAAAAAGGATGAAGCCAAAACTACAGCTATCCTTACAAACATCCAATTTGGTTCTTGGATTTATGATATGGGTTATTATTTCTTCACTGATTCCATTTATTAAGGAAGATATCGTGATGAACCCAGACCAAATAGCATTGGTTACTGCAGTTCCGGTTATATTAGGGTCTTTATTACGAATTCCATTGGGATACTGGGCTAACCAATTCGGTGCTAGAAAGATGTTTTTAATCAGTTTTGTTATTTTAATGTTTCCTGTTTACTATATCAGTGAAGCAAATTCATATTCTGACTTAATTATTGGTGGAATTTTACTAGGCTTAGGTGGAGCGGTATTTTCAATCGGGGTAACATCCTTACCAAAATACTTTCCTAAGGAAAAGCATGGTTTTGTAAATGGAATATATGGAGCGGGGAATATTGGGACCGCTGTTACGACCTTCTCAGCACCGTTTGTTGCGAGCACGCTGGGGTGGTCCATGACCATTAAGATTTACCTTGTGCTTCTAGGAGCATTTATTCTATTAAACTTTTTACTGGGTGACCGTAAGGAAACAAGTGTAAAAACTCCATTAGTTTCACAAATCAAATCAGTGTATCGAAACGAGAAATTGTGGTTCCTATCTCTGTTCTATTTTATTACTTTCGGATCATTTGTGGCATTTACAATTTTCCTACCAAGCTTTTTGGTAGACCACTTTGAGATTAGTAAAGTAGACGCTGGAATTCGAACAGCTGGGTTCATTGGGATTGCGACCTTCTTACGACCTGTAGGAGGATGGATGGGTGATAGATTTAACTCACTCGTTGTACTGATGCTGGTATTTAGCGGTATTACAATTGCAGCAACTATCCTAGCTTTTTCTCCTTCTATTGCAATGTACACTGTAGGCTGCTTGTCCATTGCCGTTTTCGCAGGGATTGGAAATGGGATTATTTTTAAACTTGTCCCTCATTATTTTCAAAAGCAAGCTGGGGTTGTAAATGGGATTGTTTCAGCTATGGGAGGACTGGGGGGATTCTTCC
Above is a genomic segment from Bacillus carboniphilus containing:
- the modB gene encoding molybdate ABC transporter permease subunit is translated as MNQYDFWSPIIVSLQVTLVASIVAFILALFASWMMRIYRFRSKSIVETIILLPLVLPPSVVGFGLLVLFGRNSWVGRGFEWLFHQPIIFTKGAAVLAAVVVAFPLIYMSIKTGFDSIDSEYEDAARSMGANEWSVFKFVSIPLAWRSLLTGYILGFARGIGEFGATLMFAGNIPGKTQTIPTAIYVAVESGNMTHAYYWVLTIVLFSFLLLFCSFRMK
- the mobA gene encoding molybdenum cofactor guanylyltransferase is translated as MLTGIILAGGQNRRMEGKLKALLEFNSESILERQLREMYRVCDEIIIVSNQPDRIPKDERIHQIVSDRIPGKGPLSGMHAGFEAASNSYIWVVACDMPLISNQASILLLDEMKKENADAAIPYIEDGLHPLHGVYRRAVAAKIESSLKKSEYKVQAFLQKIQCQIIPEEVFIGNRMETSFVTNVNTPREYKNLLQKMEEYG
- the mobB gene encoding molybdopterin-guanine dinucleotide biosynthesis protein B — translated: MNHPFVLQIVGYKNRGKTTLVCKLLEQLKTQGYRVGSIKHDAHQFEMDKPGKDTWKHREAGAETVAITSSTQTAIIIERPSSVQELLEKMGHLDFVLVEGFKNGPYPKITILKEKADKEMLQELTNVIGVASWIPIDIEAEEPKVFPIDDIEGILNVIQNEVKAVKNFKG
- a CDS encoding molybdopterin oxidoreductase family protein, producing the protein MQRDKFFREIENVRHPNEKLIKTHCSYCGMQCGMNLRVDTTTNKIIGVEPRYDWPVTVGKMCPKGVTAYQQTNHKDRILKPLIRDDASKKGTKEGFREASWEAAYDLIAKNFNKLQQEYGKDSLSVFSGVSMTNEKCYLTGKFARVALQTRYIDYNGRFCMSSAAGGFLRSFGVDRGSTLPWTDIHETDCLFIAGSNTAECHPTSMFRIWEVQSRGGYLIVVDPRETPIARRADLHLDLKPGTDLALANGIVHQLIEMGYIDEEFINKHTNGFEETKELVKDFTPENTSEITGVGVEKIIRAAEIYGKAPNAVVMFARGIEQQHKGVDNVSGYVNMALVTGKIGRPKSGVATFTGQGNGQGGREHGQKSDLLPGYRKITNPEHVKEVCNVWGISPEEMPQAGVSAYEMFELMQQKTIRGLYLLCSNPAVSAPNLNFVRSALKDLDFMVCSDFYLSESAEFADVILPSVTWSEDEGTVTNIEGRIIKINKAQEPLGESKPDWQIQVELAEKLGRGDYFRHLKTARDVADEFRLASKGGYADYYGATWEKIDKQDGVFWPCRDDEDPGTPHMFLDKKFYHPDGKAKICALPYRPPAEEPCEDYPIRLTTGRVVYHYLSGNQTRRIPFLKDMCPEPYVEVHPELAEKYGITHEERVQLFTRRGKAVYKVKITEAIRKDTVFVPYHFGHDESINLLTIAALDPISRMPEFKACAAQIKKLETQQEVKEAH
- a CDS encoding 4Fe-4S dicluster domain-containing protein, which gives rise to MGRKLYLELENCIGCRSCLAACTQCGGHDQRNRNYVLDVNPLVNRQTMPLMCLHCENPACARSCPAQAIQIHETGAVLSALVEKCIGCQNCTIACPYGIPKFDEEQNLMYKCDLCIDRTKDDIPPMCASVCPSNTLQWLTEEEIEAKQKRHDLDNNKWVTSMPYLEGNTNVKVNLPGILQGTEKLF
- a CDS encoding Rieske (2Fe-2S) protein, yielding MGKNDQVPFYEDNYTHNINRNNERSLDRRGFMKTMVGAAGLFAISTLPWGAVAAKELLSLGDKEYPSKAIVKVSHLPVGESVQFKYPGDHDDAILIRLAENEYRAYQNACTHLRCPVFWDKNEGDMICPCHHGKFDVKTGAAIAGPPRRPLPEIKVKVEGDTVYATRVKRYEA
- a CDS encoding nitrate/nitrite transporter encodes the protein MKPKLQLSLQTSNLVLGFMIWVIISSLIPFIKEDIVMNPDQIALVTAVPVILGSLLRIPLGYWANQFGARKMFLISFVILMFPVYYISEANSYSDLIIGGILLGLGGAVFSIGVTSLPKYFPKEKHGFVNGIYGAGNIGTAVTTFSAPFVASTLGWSMTIKIYLVLLGAFILLNFLLGDRKETSVKTPLVSQIKSVYRNEKLWFLSLFYFITFGSFVAFTIFLPSFLVDHFEISKVDAGIRTAGFIGIATFLRPVGGWMGDRFNSLVVLMLVFSGITIAATILAFSPSIAMYTVGCLSIAVFAGIGNGIIFKLVPHYFQKQAGVVNGIVSAMGGLGGFFPPLMLSFLFSLTGHFAIGFMALSELALASLIIVIWMYYHDKLHLSKNIIEHTVEGIMITDKNGVILSVNPSFTKVTGFTEEEVVGKTPSLLKSGIQDQHFYQKMWQSIEKNGCWQGEIWNRRKNGETYLEWLTISAIKDEANEVKCFAGMFSDITSTQKNTVNQ